One window from the genome of Trabulsiella odontotermitis encodes:
- a CDS encoding PhzF family isomerase, producing the protein MTPQIYHVDAFTAEPFRGNSAGVVLNADGLSEAQMQLIARELRHSETAFLLNSDDSDVRIRYFTPTVEVPICGHATVAAHYVRSKVLGLRNCTVWQTSLAGRHRVDILSEGDDLRVALEQGTPTFEPPLEGENRAAIIAALGLNEDDMLPGLPIQVASTGHSKVMVPLKPEVDIDALSPDLPALSAISQRIGCNGFFPFLIRPGKAETDGRMFSPAIGIAEDPVTGNANGPMGAWLVHHGLMAHDGKRLHIHGHQGRAIGRSGVVDISVTIRDNQPEKVTISGTAVILFHAELAISM; encoded by the coding sequence ATGACGCCGCAGATCTATCACGTTGATGCATTCACCGCCGAACCGTTTCGTGGCAATTCTGCTGGTGTCGTGCTGAATGCCGATGGGCTCAGTGAAGCGCAGATGCAACTCATCGCCCGCGAGTTGCGTCATTCGGAGACCGCGTTTTTGTTAAACAGCGATGACAGCGATGTCCGTATTCGCTACTTCACCCCTACCGTGGAAGTGCCAATCTGCGGCCACGCCACCGTAGCTGCGCATTATGTGCGCTCGAAAGTGCTTGGGTTGCGGAACTGCACGGTCTGGCAGACATCGCTGGCGGGCCGCCATCGGGTGGATATTCTTTCTGAGGGAGACGACCTGCGGGTGGCGCTGGAACAAGGTACGCCGACATTTGAGCCGCCGCTGGAGGGTGAAAATCGCGCCGCGATTATTGCCGCGCTTGGGCTCAATGAAGACGATATGCTGCCTGGGCTGCCAATTCAGGTGGCCTCGACAGGCCATTCGAAAGTGATGGTGCCGCTGAAGCCGGAGGTGGATATCGATGCGCTCAGCCCTGACCTTCCGGCGCTGTCGGCTATTAGCCAGCGAATCGGTTGTAATGGTTTTTTCCCGTTTCTTATCCGTCCCGGTAAAGCAGAAACCGACGGCAGGATGTTTTCCCCGGCAATCGGCATCGCCGAAGATCCGGTCACCGGCAACGCTAATGGTCCAATGGGCGCGTGGCTGGTGCATCACGGTCTGATGGCGCATGACGGAAAACGGCTGCATATCCACGGTCATCAGGGTCGCGCGATAGGTCGCAGCGGTGTGGTGGATATTAGCGTGACCATTCGCGATAACCAGCCAGAAAAAGTGACGATTTCAGGAACGGCAGTCATCTTATTTCACGCAGAACTGGCAATTAGCATGTAA
- a CDS encoding DUF2534 family protein gives MILERLKSKNGKKFIAVVVIAFIAAVAVVGRATFGGVVREYNLPYSEWTTGMFVLQGAMVCIYSIVFTILISIPFGFILLGSDSQKEK, from the coding sequence ATGATTCTGGAAAGGCTGAAGAGTAAAAATGGCAAGAAATTTATCGCTGTTGTGGTGATTGCGTTTATTGCGGCGGTGGCCGTTGTCGGGAGAGCGACCTTCGGGGGCGTTGTCAGAGAGTACAATCTACCGTATTCCGAATGGACAACCGGCATGTTTGTGTTGCAGGGCGCAATGGTTTGTATTTACAGCATCGTCTTTACAATCCTGATTTCCATTCCTTTCGGGTTTATTCTGCTGGGTAGCGACAGTCAGAAAGAGAAATAA
- a CDS encoding YoaK family small membrane protein: MKLGVLFPVAIFIAAIVFLTWFFVGGYAAPGGA, from the coding sequence ATGAAATTAGGCGTACTGTTTCCGGTGGCGATTTTCATTGCCGCCATTGTGTTTCTGACCTGGTTTTTTGTTGGCGGCTATGCCGCTCCCGGAGGCGCCTGA
- a CDS encoding sensor domain-containing diguanylate cyclase, with amino-acid sequence MSDIILAQVSHSLSTEQSLEGLVRQLLEMLAMVTDMETTYLTRIDMGAELQHIQFARNSGEMQVPEGFTLPWEQTLCRRAIRDNCFYSDEVDVRWQDCDAARALGIKTLFSTPVHLNDGSLYGTLCATSKTQHDFTLRGEHVLHLFAGLIARHIERESLVAQLREVNAALRASSFTDELTGLPNRRALFDHLPTLFSIASHMEHKVIVAFIDLDNFKAINDRYGHQAGDEFLCQVAARLAAVRAGDDIVARLGGDEFLFASISKTDGPLTGERLQQKREALRAHTRGEYVLPGVTFTYPGASIGLVAVDPAATDAETALRAADDAMYLDKKSRRQTLFFSTME; translated from the coding sequence ATGTCCGATATTATTCTTGCTCAGGTTTCACACAGTCTCTCTACAGAACAGTCGCTGGAAGGCCTTGTTCGCCAGCTACTGGAGATGCTGGCGATGGTGACCGATATGGAGACCACCTATCTCACCCGAATCGATATGGGGGCCGAACTGCAACATATTCAGTTCGCACGTAACAGCGGTGAAATGCAGGTGCCGGAAGGGTTCACGTTGCCCTGGGAACAGACACTCTGCAGACGGGCGATCCGGGATAATTGTTTTTATTCCGATGAGGTGGATGTCCGCTGGCAGGATTGCGATGCGGCGCGTGCCCTTGGGATCAAAACCTTATTCAGCACCCCGGTGCATCTTAACGACGGGTCGCTGTATGGCACATTATGTGCGACCAGTAAAACTCAGCACGATTTTACGCTGCGCGGCGAACATGTTCTGCACCTCTTCGCCGGGCTGATTGCCCGCCATATTGAGCGCGAATCGCTGGTTGCTCAGTTGCGTGAAGTTAATGCGGCGCTGAGAGCCTCCTCGTTTACCGACGAACTGACCGGGTTGCCGAATCGCCGCGCGCTGTTTGATCATCTGCCGACGCTGTTTTCCATCGCCAGCCATATGGAACACAAGGTAATTGTCGCGTTTATCGATCTCGATAATTTTAAAGCCATCAACGACCGTTACGGTCATCAGGCAGGGGATGAATTTCTCTGTCAGGTTGCCGCCAGACTGGCGGCCGTCAGAGCCGGCGATGATATTGTGGCGCGTCTTGGCGGCGACGAATTTCTGTTCGCCAGCATCAGCAAAACTGACGGGCCGCTGACTGGCGAGCGGCTGCAGCAAAAGCGCGAGGCGCTACGCGCGCATACGCGTGGCGAGTACGTTCTTCCCGGCGTGACGTTTACCTATCCGGGTGCCAGCATTGGGCTGGTGGCTGTTGACCCCGCAGCGACTGATGCCGAAACCGCCTTGCGTGCAGCAGATGATGCCATGTATCTGGATAAAAAAAGTCGCCGTCAGACGCTCTTTTTCAGCACCATGGAATGA
- a CDS encoding CTP synthase C-terminal region-related (seleno)protein, protein MEQTALNPVLRIALVGDHSDTVLAHQAIPLAIDDAAAVLDKVVQYDWLDTPAITSADDLAGYDAIWVVPGSPYKNVEGAFTAIRYARENSIPFLGTCGGFQHAIIEYARNVMGWADAAHAETDSSGRMVIDALACSLVEKTDAIELRGNTLVHRAYGRDVIQEGYHCNYGIAPAFARELEHQPLRVTGWDEEGDIRVVELTTHPFFVATLFQHERNALEGRPAPLVQAFLHAAAQ, encoded by the coding sequence ATGGAACAAACCGCGCTCAACCCAGTACTCCGCATTGCTCTCGTCGGCGACCATAGCGACACAGTGCTCGCGCATCAGGCCATTCCGCTGGCTATCGACGATGCAGCCGCTGTGCTGGACAAGGTCGTTCAGTATGACTGGCTGGACACCCCGGCGATAACCTCGGCGGACGATCTCGCCGGTTACGATGCGATTTGGGTGGTGCCGGGCAGTCCCTATAAAAACGTGGAAGGGGCGTTTACCGCGATCCGTTATGCGCGCGAGAACAGCATTCCGTTTCTTGGCACCTGCGGCGGCTTCCAGCATGCGATTATTGAGTATGCCCGTAATGTAATGGGATGGGCGGACGCTGCGCATGCAGAGACCGACAGCAGCGGGCGAATGGTGATCGACGCGCTGGCCTGTTCTCTGGTGGAAAAAACCGACGCCATTGAGCTGCGCGGTAATACTCTCGTTCACCGTGCCTATGGTCGTGATGTCATTCAGGAAGGGTATCACTGCAATTACGGGATCGCTCCGGCATTTGCCCGCGAGCTGGAACATCAGCCGCTGCGGGTGACCGGCTGGGATGAAGAGGGCGATATCCGTGTGGTTGAGCTAACCACGCATCCTTTCTTTGTGGCGACGCTGTTCCAGCATGAGCGTAATGCGCTGGAAGGGCGTCCGGCGCCGCTGGTGCAGGCGTTTTTGCACGCCGCCGCGCAGTAA